Proteins from one candidate division KSB1 bacterium genomic window:
- a CDS encoding class I SAM-dependent methyltransferase, with protein sequence MNDFLTAPEVKSATSLRPPAKSGRNRELLQAIAAYWNAHIHDLAVAKHPPGTAGFFQDLETYRFDKLRYLPEVVNFNGYRGQRILEVGCGLGIDLLRFARGGALVIGVDLAQQSIELARKNFQLNGAAGEFYVMDGEALEFEDNSFDMVYAHGVLQYTADAAAMVRELHRVLKPGGEAILMVYNRLSWLNAMSKIMKVELEHEDAPVLNKYSIAEFRAMLAPFARVRLVPERFPVASRLHTGWKAVLYNGIFVPGFNLLPKFLVRPLGWHLMAFCGK encoded by the coding sequence ATGAATGATTTTCTCACCGCGCCGGAGGTGAAATCCGCAACGAGCCTGCGTCCGCCGGCAAAATCAGGCAGGAACCGCGAATTGCTGCAGGCCATCGCGGCCTATTGGAACGCCCATATTCATGACCTCGCCGTGGCCAAACATCCGCCCGGCACTGCCGGTTTCTTTCAAGACCTGGAGACCTACCGCTTCGACAAACTGCGCTATTTGCCCGAGGTGGTGAATTTCAACGGCTATCGCGGCCAGCGGATTCTGGAAGTGGGATGCGGCCTGGGCATCGATCTGCTGCGCTTTGCCAGGGGCGGCGCGCTGGTCATCGGTGTGGATTTGGCGCAACAGTCCATCGAGCTGGCGCGCAAAAATTTCCAGCTCAATGGCGCCGCCGGCGAGTTTTATGTGATGGATGGTGAGGCGCTGGAGTTTGAAGACAATTCGTTCGACATGGTTTATGCCCACGGCGTGCTGCAATACACGGCAGATGCCGCGGCCATGGTGCGGGAGCTGCATCGTGTGCTGAAGCCGGGCGGTGAAGCCATCCTGATGGTCTACAACCGCCTCTCCTGGCTGAATGCCATGTCGAAAATCATGAAGGTGGAACTCGAGCACGAAGATGCGCCGGTGTTGAACAAATATTCGATTGCCGAATTCCGCGCCATGCTCGCGCCCTTTGCGCGAGTGCGGCTGGTGCCGGAGCGGTTTCCGGTGGCGAGCCGGCTGCACACAGGCTGGAAGGCGGTGCTTTACAACGGCATCTTTGTGCCGGGCTTCAATCTCCTGCCCAAATTTTTGGTGCGCCCTCTGGGCTGGCACCTGATGGCATTCTGCGGCAAATGA
- a CDS encoding radical SAM protein, whose amino-acid sequence MLKQVKHLQNLLRFARGEHEPIIGPIKAVWEVLYICNARCRTCECWQQAPDEEVLSTAEGMDLIRQLAENGVMSLCFTGGEPLLRKDIFELIACAKRHHLSTALMSNGLLINERRAKKLIDAGLDLIYISLDGSTPELNDSLRGIKGYFDLASQAIENLKALRSNARPKIYVAFTINKANLYDLENMARFVKKRALEGLSFQPALHRPAVRYRVDEDLALGPGDAARLQAMVDRVLKMYGELLPMNRDYYRQFASLTEQPDRLWQQHSVAGFAFASIDPRGNIYPDPLQTELMGNIREQRFDEIWYGRRAREVRGRIARQEVPAGFFESVVPLTLAVQRMSPLRLHRALKPILTLAQHF is encoded by the coding sequence ATGCTCAAACAGGTCAAGCATCTGCAAAATCTCCTGCGTTTCGCCAGAGGGGAGCACGAGCCGATCATCGGCCCGATCAAGGCCGTGTGGGAGGTGCTCTATATTTGCAATGCGCGGTGCCGCACCTGCGAATGCTGGCAGCAGGCGCCGGACGAGGAGGTGCTGTCCACCGCCGAGGGCATGGATTTGATCAGGCAACTCGCGGAAAACGGCGTGATGAGCCTGTGCTTCACCGGCGGCGAGCCGCTGTTGCGCAAGGACATTTTCGAGCTGATCGCCTGTGCCAAGCGCCATCATCTGTCCACCGCCCTGATGTCCAACGGCCTGTTGATCAATGAGCGCCGCGCCAAAAAGCTGATCGACGCCGGGCTGGACCTGATTTACATCTCGCTCGACGGCAGCACGCCGGAGCTCAATGATTCCCTGCGCGGCATCAAGGGCTATTTCGATCTCGCCAGCCAGGCGATCGAGAATCTCAAGGCGCTGCGCAGCAATGCGCGGCCGAAAATCTACGTCGCCTTCACCATCAACAAGGCCAATCTGTACGACCTCGAAAACATGGCACGCTTCGTGAAAAAGCGCGCCCTCGAGGGGCTGTCCTTTCAACCCGCCCTGCACCGGCCCGCGGTGCGCTATCGCGTGGACGAGGACCTGGCGCTTGGCCCCGGCGATGCCGCCCGCTTGCAAGCCATGGTGGATCGGGTGCTCAAGATGTACGGCGAGCTGCTGCCGATGAATCGCGACTACTACCGCCAATTTGCCAGCCTGACGGAGCAGCCGGACCGCCTCTGGCAGCAGCACAGTGTGGCGGGCTTTGCCTTTGCCAGCATCGATCCCCGGGGCAACATCTACCCGGATCCACTGCAAACCGAACTGATGGGCAACATTCGGGAACAGCGTTTCGATGAAATCTGGTATGGCCGCCGCGCCCGCGAAGTGCGCGGCCGCATCGCGCGTCAGGAAGTGCCGGCCGGCTTCTTCGAAAGTGTGGTGCCGTTGACTTTGGCGGTGCAGCGCATGTCGCCGCTGCGCCTGCATCGGGCGTTGAAGCCGATCCTCACCCTGGCCCAGCATTTCTGA
- a CDS encoding glycosyltransferase family 4 protein — MYVLMIAPQPFFQPRGTPFSVLHRLRALSRLGHKIDLVTYHLGQNVAIENVQIRRAAGVKFIKEIAIGPSLHKLLLDVFVYRRALALLRQNRYELLHTHEEAGFMGIRLSRQFGLPHLYDMHSSLPQQLSNFKYSQNPLLVRLFERLEAATINSAQAVITICPELHHYVRERFPDKFNKLIENVADNSDVFGTSVDLQELKQRYRLNGETVVLYTGTLEPYQGLDLLLACSARVVKEQPQTRFLVVGGKPEQVRDNQEKAKQLGVADKFIFTGQRPPEEIPQFMRLAQVLVSPRLEGNNTPLKIYSYLRSGVPIVATNHLTHTQVLNAEVAVLTDCKPEAFASGLLRVLRDRQLGEALGRKARALAEQEYSYAAYLRKTAEVYDYLQSLPRGQSS; from the coding sequence ATGTACGTCTTGATGATTGCGCCCCAGCCTTTTTTCCAACCCCGTGGCACGCCATTCAGTGTGCTGCATCGTTTGCGCGCCCTCTCGCGTTTGGGCCACAAGATCGACCTGGTTACCTATCATCTCGGCCAGAATGTCGCGATCGAGAATGTGCAGATTCGGCGCGCTGCCGGCGTGAAATTCATCAAGGAAATTGCCATCGGACCTTCGCTGCACAAGCTGCTGCTGGATGTTTTTGTCTATCGCCGTGCGCTCGCCTTGCTGCGACAAAACCGCTATGAGCTGTTGCACACCCACGAAGAGGCGGGTTTCATGGGCATTCGCCTGAGCCGGCAATTCGGCCTGCCCCATCTGTATGACATGCACTCCAGCCTGCCGCAGCAGTTGTCCAATTTCAAATACAGCCAAAACCCGCTGCTGGTGCGCCTGTTCGAGCGGCTGGAGGCGGCCACCATCAACAGTGCGCAGGCAGTGATCACCATTTGCCCCGAGCTGCATCACTACGTGCGCGAGCGCTTTCCCGACAAGTTTAACAAGCTCATTGAAAATGTCGCCGACAACAGCGACGTGTTCGGCACGTCGGTCGATCTGCAGGAACTCAAGCAGCGTTACCGCCTCAATGGCGAGACGGTGGTGTTGTACACCGGCACGCTCGAACCTTATCAAGGGCTGGACCTGCTGCTCGCTTGCAGCGCGCGGGTGGTGAAGGAGCAGCCGCAAACGCGTTTTCTCGTGGTGGGCGGCAAGCCGGAGCAGGTGCGCGACAATCAGGAAAAAGCCAAACAGTTGGGCGTGGCCGACAAGTTCATTTTCACCGGCCAGCGGCCGCCGGAGGAAATTCCGCAGTTCATGCGGCTGGCGCAGGTGCTGGTGTCTCCGCGGCTGGAAGGGAACAACACGCCGCTGAAAATTTATTCCTACTTGCGCTCCGGTGTGCCGATCGTCGCCACCAATCATCTCACCCACACCCAGGTGTTGAATGCGGAGGTGGCGGTGTTGACCGACTGCAAGCCCGAAGCTTTCGCCAGCGGCTTGCTGCGGGTGTTGCGCGACCGGCAATTGGGCGAGGCGCTCGGCCGCAAGGCGCGGGCACTCGCCGAACAGGAATACAGCTATGCGGCTTATTTGCGCAAAACGGCCGAAGTCTATGACTATCTGCAGTCACTTCCCCGCGGCCAGTCGTCATGA
- the asnB gene encoding asparagine synthase (glutamine-hydrolyzing), producing the protein MCGICGIMTFSPSQTVVPEELRRMNDALFHRGPDEEGFYYSDQIGMAMRRLSIIDLSSGQQPISNEDGTLWIVYNGEVYNYLALRAELERRGHRFKTKSDTEAILHAYEEYGVDCPGKLNGMFGFAIWDTRQRSLFLARDRMGKKPLYYYAGRDRFLFASEMKSLLQAQGVPRRISPEALDLYLTYEYVPAPHTILADLKKLPAGHSLLIKADGKIELRRYWDLHFRENGYHAAELQQGLVELLQDAVKIRLMSEVPLGAFLSGGIDSSCVVALMARAMNQPVKTFSIGFEEGSYNELEYARAIARHYRTDHKEFILRPNALELTEKLVRHLDEPLGDFSIFPTYLVAKMAREHVTVVLSGDGGDELFAGYDAYRADRLYHAYRRLPAFVRHGLVAPVVKRLPPTEKKKGALNKIKRFVEGTQHPEDLQHVRWMIFLAAQEKRLLYGEALREVDVPHGAYDFMRHHFQNADSQDALNRQLYVDLKTYLCDDIMVKVDRMSMAVSLEARAPFLDYRVVEYAATIPSALKLRGKQSKWILKQAMADLLPPQILKRGKEGFSIPIKNWLKQELRPLMLDVLSPARLKREGFFDAAYVQRLIDEHLRGSENHSHRLWALTVFGIWHDHYLS; encoded by the coding sequence ATGTGCGGTATTTGCGGAATCATGACCTTCTCGCCGTCGCAGACGGTGGTGCCGGAGGAACTACGCCGGATGAACGACGCCCTCTTTCACCGCGGCCCGGATGAAGAAGGCTTCTATTACAGCGACCAAATCGGCATGGCCATGCGCCGGCTCAGCATCATCGATTTGTCCAGCGGGCAGCAGCCCATCAGCAATGAAGACGGCACCTTGTGGATTGTCTACAATGGCGAAGTTTACAATTATCTCGCGCTGCGTGCCGAGCTGGAACGCCGTGGCCACCGCTTCAAAACCAAATCCGACACCGAAGCAATTTTGCATGCCTATGAAGAATACGGCGTGGACTGCCCCGGCAAGCTCAATGGCATGTTCGGCTTCGCCATCTGGGACACGCGCCAGCGGTCGCTGTTTCTCGCGCGCGACCGCATGGGCAAAAAGCCGCTGTATTATTATGCCGGCCGCGATCGTTTCCTGTTTGCCTCCGAGATGAAAAGCCTGCTGCAGGCGCAGGGGGTGCCGCGCCGGATTTCACCGGAAGCCCTGGATCTCTATCTCACTTATGAATACGTGCCGGCACCGCACACCATTCTCGCCGACCTCAAGAAACTGCCCGCCGGCCATTCGCTGTTGATCAAGGCCGACGGCAAAATCGAATTGCGCCGTTATTGGGACCTGCATTTCCGCGAGAATGGCTATCATGCCGCAGAACTGCAACAGGGCCTGGTGGAACTGCTGCAGGATGCCGTGAAAATCCGCCTGATGAGCGAAGTGCCGCTCGGCGCCTTTCTCTCCGGCGGCATCGATTCGAGCTGCGTCGTGGCCCTGATGGCGCGCGCCATGAACCAGCCGGTCAAGACGTTCTCCATCGGCTTCGAAGAAGGCAGTTACAACGAGCTGGAGTATGCGCGGGCGATCGCCCGGCATTACCGCACCGATCACAAAGAATTCATCCTGCGGCCCAATGCCCTGGAGCTGACCGAGAAGCTCGTCCGCCATCTCGACGAACCGCTCGGCGACTTTTCGATCTTTCCCACCTATCTCGTGGCGAAGATGGCGCGCGAGCACGTGACCGTGGTGTTAAGCGGCGATGGCGGGGACGAGTTGTTTGCCGGCTACGACGCGTATCGCGCTGACCGCCTGTATCACGCCTACCGCCGCCTGCCGGCTTTCGTGCGCCACGGCCTGGTCGCGCCTGTCGTCAAAAGGCTGCCGCCCACGGAGAAAAAGAAAGGCGCCTTGAACAAGATCAAGCGTTTTGTCGAGGGCACACAACATCCCGAAGACCTGCAGCACGTGCGCTGGATGATCTTTCTGGCGGCGCAGGAAAAGCGGCTGCTCTACGGCGAGGCCCTGCGGGAGGTGGATGTGCCGCACGGCGCCTATGACTTCATGCGCCATCATTTTCAAAATGCCGACTCGCAGGACGCGCTCAACCGCCAGCTCTACGTCGACCTGAAGACCTATCTCTGTGACGACATCATGGTGAAGGTGGACCGCATGAGCATGGCCGTCTCGCTGGAGGCCCGCGCCCCCTTTCTCGATTATCGCGTGGTCGAGTATGCCGCCACCATCCCCAGCGCGCTCAAGCTGCGCGGCAAGCAGAGCAAGTGGATTCTCAAACAGGCCATGGCCGATCTGCTGCCACCGCAGATTCTCAAGCGCGGCAAGGAGGGCTTCAGCATTCCCATCAAAAACTGGTTGAAGCAGGAACTGCGGCCGCTCATGCTCGACGTCCTCTCGCCGGCGCGCCTCAAGCGCGAGGGCTTCTTTGATGCCGCCTATGTGCAACGGCTGATCGACGAGCATTTGCGCGGCAGCGAAAATCACAGCCACCGTTTGTGGGCACTCACTGTCTTCGGCATCTGGCACGACCATTATTTGAGTTGA
- a CDS encoding sugar transferase, with the protein MVREKQAFLSNLVRMIDAAVILLAFVISYFVSFHLREVYQLGEMAFAVSPDLEGLLYFAQKNRVLLGFCLLIWIATLSFIGAYRDFRTKTLARSIWQIFLAGAVTLLMVGTPIFAFQLFLTSRLFIATFWGITIVLLLFERYLLNLFLDYIHSRGYNHINLLIVGTGKRAREFIRTVKSHSSWGLNIVGLIDDDHGMFGKEIEGYRVLGRLQDIPFILHRKVIDRVIFVVPRLWLNRIDEAILACEREGIPTSISMDLYNLRIATVRQTDFSGFPLLEFETFSAQAWQLFVKRVLDVVLALVLILLLSPVFVLIALAIKLTSRGPVLFKQTRCGMNGRTFTLYKFRSMVVNAEMRKRELEKMNEMDGPVFKIKRDPRITAIGRILRKSSLDELPQLFNVLKGDMSFVGPRPPLAVEVELYKHWQRRRLSLKPGLTCIWQVSGRNQIGFEKWMEMDMEYIDNWSLWLDFKIMAKTVFVVLFGYGAS; encoded by the coding sequence ATGGTTCGGGAGAAACAGGCGTTTCTCAGCAATCTGGTCAGGATGATTGACGCAGCCGTCATTCTGCTCGCGTTCGTCATTTCCTACTTTGTCAGTTTTCACCTGCGTGAGGTTTACCAACTGGGTGAGATGGCCTTTGCGGTCTCGCCCGACCTGGAGGGTTTGCTTTATTTTGCCCAGAAAAACCGGGTGCTGCTCGGCTTTTGCCTGCTGATTTGGATCGCCACGCTCAGCTTCATCGGCGCCTACCGCGACTTTCGCACCAAGACGCTGGCCCGCAGCATCTGGCAAATTTTTCTCGCCGGGGCGGTCACCCTGCTGATGGTGGGCACGCCCATTTTCGCCTTTCAATTGTTTCTCACCAGCCGCCTGTTCATCGCCACCTTTTGGGGCATCACCATCGTCCTGCTGCTGTTCGAGCGCTATCTGCTCAACCTGTTTCTCGATTACATTCACAGCCGCGGCTACAACCACATCAACCTGTTGATTGTGGGCACCGGCAAGCGGGCGCGGGAATTTATCCGCACGGTGAAGTCGCATTCCTCCTGGGGCCTCAACATCGTCGGCCTGATCGATGACGATCATGGCATGTTCGGCAAGGAGATCGAAGGCTACCGCGTGCTCGGTCGGCTGCAGGACATTCCCTTCATCCTCCACCGCAAGGTCATCGACCGGGTGATCTTCGTGGTGCCGCGGCTGTGGCTCAATCGCATCGACGAGGCCATTCTTGCCTGTGAGCGGGAGGGCATTCCCACCAGCATTTCGATGGATCTTTACAACCTGCGCATCGCCACCGTGCGGCAGACCGACTTCAGCGGCTTCCCCCTGCTGGAGTTCGAAACCTTCAGCGCACAGGCCTGGCAGTTGTTCGTCAAACGCGTGCTGGACGTGGTGCTGGCGCTGGTGTTGATCCTGCTGCTCTCGCCGGTGTTCGTGCTGATCGCGCTCGCCATCAAACTCACCTCGCGCGGGCCGGTGCTGTTCAAACAAACGCGCTGCGGTATGAACGGCCGGACGTTCACGCTTTACAAATTCCGCTCGATGGTGGTCAATGCCGAGATGCGCAAGCGCGAGCTGGAAAAGATGAACGAAATGGACGGCCCGGTGTTCAAGATCAAGCGCGATCCCCGCATCACCGCCATCGGCCGCATTCTGCGCAAATCCTCGCTCGATGAGTTGCCACAGTTGTTCAATGTGCTGAAGGGCGACATGAGCTTTGTCGGGCCGCGGCCGCCGCTGGCAGTCGAAGTCGAACTGTACAAACACTGGCAGCGCCGCCGCCTCTCCCTCAAGCCGGGTTTGACCTGCATCTGGCAGGTGAGCGGCCGCAATCAAATCGGCTTCGAAAAGTGGATGGAGATGGACATGGAGTACATCGACAACTGGTCGCTCTGGCTCGATTTCAAAATCATGGCCAAGACCGTGTTTGTCGTCCTGTTCGGCTATGGCGCGAGCTGA
- a CDS encoding NAD-dependent epimerase/dehydratase family protein: protein MSVKVLVTGANGFTGSHLCKHLLQRGYHVRGLVRKTSDLSLLKGLDVELVYGNFVDPGSATELHQALKGVETVYHIAAAYRTEGVPNKYFWQVNVEGTRHLLQAALRAQAGRFVHCSTVGVQGDIKNPPATEEAPYAPGDVYQQSKLAGEKLARRFFEEHRLPGVVVRPVGIYGPGDRRFLKIFKFVNNGKFRMFGSGEVLYHMTYVDDLVAGITLAGEKPEALGQVFTIGGSEYTTLNELVARIARALGVPVPRKHFPVWPVWMAGWLCELVCKPLRIEPPLYRRRVDFFVKDRAFDISKARRLLGYHPQVDLDTGLKMTADWYRANGLLN from the coding sequence ATGTCAGTCAAAGTGCTGGTCACCGGTGCCAACGGTTTCACCGGCAGTCACCTGTGTAAACATCTGCTGCAACGCGGCTATCATGTCCGCGGCCTGGTACGCAAAACGAGCGACCTGTCGCTGCTGAAAGGTCTCGACGTCGAGTTGGTGTATGGCAACTTTGTCGATCCCGGCAGCGCGACGGAATTGCACCAGGCATTGAAGGGAGTCGAGACGGTTTATCACATTGCCGCCGCCTATCGCACCGAAGGCGTGCCCAACAAGTACTTTTGGCAGGTGAATGTCGAGGGCACCCGCCACCTGCTGCAGGCGGCGCTGCGCGCCCAGGCCGGGCGGTTTGTGCACTGCAGCACGGTTGGCGTGCAGGGCGACATCAAGAATCCGCCGGCGACGGAAGAAGCCCCCTACGCGCCCGGCGATGTTTATCAGCAAAGCAAGCTCGCCGGCGAAAAGTTGGCGCGGCGCTTCTTCGAGGAACACCGTCTGCCGGGTGTGGTGGTGCGGCCTGTCGGCATCTATGGCCCCGGCGACCGGCGCTTTCTCAAGATCTTCAAGTTTGTGAACAACGGCAAATTCCGCATGTTTGGCAGCGGTGAAGTGTTGTATCACATGACCTATGTTGACGATCTGGTGGCCGGTATCACCCTGGCGGGCGAAAAGCCGGAAGCGCTCGGCCAGGTGTTTACCATCGGCGGCAGTGAGTACACGACGTTAAACGAATTGGTGGCGCGCATCGCGCGGGCGCTGGGGGTGCCGGTGCCGCGCAAACACTTCCCGGTATGGCCGGTCTGGATGGCCGGCTGGCTGTGTGAGCTGGTCTGCAAGCCCCTTCGCATCGAGCCTCCTCTTTACCGCCGGCGCGTCGATTTCTTCGTGAAGGATCGCGCCTTCGACATTTCCAAAGCCCGCCGGCTGTTGGGATACCACCCGCAGGTCGATCTCGACACCGGGCTGAAGATGACTGCGGATTGGTATCGTGCCAACGGTCTGCTGAATTAG
- a CDS encoding acyltransferase has translation MADNLTPQPRRETVEIQKQLFDAGKSKLQKYKEIVLGEASIWYLIKYELIMLLASWLPGALGLVLRSRLYPTLLGRTGRNVTFGCNVVLRHPRKIHLGDNVVIDDNVVLDAKGSDNQGLFIGNGVFVGRNTILSCKNGDILIDDHANLGFNCEIFSASRVHVGKNVLLAAYVYLVGGTHTFARRDIPIIAQERISHGITVGDNSWLGAHVVVFDGVTIGSECIIGAGAVVSRNVPDWQIAVGVPAKVVKDRREMTARVETV, from the coding sequence ATGGCTGATAACCTCACCCCCCAACCGCGTCGGGAGACCGTCGAGATTCAGAAGCAACTTTTCGACGCCGGAAAATCCAAGCTGCAAAAGTACAAGGAAATCGTGCTCGGAGAAGCCAGCATCTGGTATCTGATCAAGTATGAACTGATCATGTTGCTGGCCAGCTGGCTGCCGGGCGCGCTCGGACTGGTGCTGCGCAGCCGCCTTTATCCCACTCTGCTGGGACGCACCGGCCGCAATGTCACCTTTGGCTGCAACGTCGTGCTGCGCCATCCCCGCAAGATTCACCTGGGCGACAATGTGGTGATCGACGACAACGTCGTGCTCGATGCCAAGGGCAGCGACAATCAAGGCTTGTTCATTGGCAATGGTGTGTTCGTGGGGCGCAATACCATCCTGAGCTGCAAAAACGGCGACATCCTCATCGACGATCACGCCAACCTCGGTTTCAATTGCGAAATCTTTTCCGCCAGCCGCGTCCACGTTGGCAAAAATGTGTTGCTGGCTGCCTACGTCTATCTCGTGGGCGGCACCCACACCTTCGCCCGCCGGGATATTCCCATTATCGCGCAGGAACGCATCAGCCACGGCATCACCGTCGGAGACAACTCCTGGCTGGGTGCGCATGTGGTGGTATTTGACGGCGTCACCATCGGCAGCGAGTGCATCATCGGCGCCGGCGCGGTGGTGAGCCGGAATGTGCCCGACTGGCAGATTGCCGTGGGGGTGCCGGCGAAGGTGGTGAAAGACCGGCGGGAGATGACCGCCCGGGTCGAGACGGTTTGA
- a CDS encoding GDP-mannose 4,6-dehydratase, with translation MKCLLTGGAGFIGSHLSERLLARGHALVNLDNFNDYYDPAIKRRNIAPLLSHPAYTLFEGDILERDTLERLFREHRFDIIIHLAARAGVRPSIAQPLLYEKVNMEGTLNLLEMARQAGVPKFIFGSSSSVYGENGKVPFSESDTVDYPISPYAATKKAGEQICYTYHHLYQLKVTCLRFFTVYGPRQRPDMAIHKFTRLIANDERVPVYGDGSSRRDYTFISDIVDGIEAAIAHCTSYHIYNLGESRTIDLLSLIGLIQEYLGKRAVIEHLPPQPGDVPITYADISKARREIGYAPRVDIQEGVRQFVEWYRQNHPVQK, from the coding sequence ATGAAATGTCTTCTGACCGGCGGCGCCGGCTTCATCGGCTCACACCTGAGTGAACGCCTGCTGGCGCGCGGCCATGCGCTGGTGAACCTCGACAATTTCAACGACTACTACGACCCAGCCATCAAACGCCGCAACATTGCGCCGTTGCTGTCCCACCCCGCCTACACTCTGTTTGAAGGCGATATTTTGGAGCGGGACACACTCGAACGGCTCTTTCGCGAGCACCGTTTCGACATCATCATTCACCTGGCGGCGCGCGCCGGCGTGCGGCCTTCCATAGCCCAGCCACTGCTTTATGAAAAGGTCAACATGGAGGGCACGCTCAACCTGCTGGAGATGGCACGCCAGGCCGGGGTGCCGAAGTTCATCTTCGGCTCCTCCTCCTCGGTTTATGGGGAAAACGGCAAAGTCCCGTTTTCCGAGAGCGACACGGTGGATTATCCCATCAGCCCCTACGCCGCGACCAAGAAAGCCGGCGAGCAAATCTGTTACACCTATCACCATCTCTACCAACTCAAGGTCACCTGTCTGCGCTTTTTCACGGTGTATGGGCCGCGCCAGCGACCGGACATGGCGATCCACAAATTCACCCGCCTGATCGCCAACGACGAACGGGTGCCGGTCTATGGCGACGGCTCGAGCCGGCGGGACTACACCTTCATCTCCGATATTGTCGATGGCATCGAGGCCGCCATCGCACACTGCACGTCTTATCACATTTATAATCTGGGTGAATCGCGCACGATCGACCTGCTTTCGCTGATCGGTTTGATTCAGGAATATTTGGGCAAGCGGGCCGTCATCGAGCATCTGCCGCCGCAGCCCGGCGATGTCCCCATTACCTATGCGGACATCAGCAAGGCACGACGCGAAATCGGCTACGCGCCCCGCGTCGATATTCAGGAGGGGGTGCGACAATTCGTGGAATGGTACCGGCAGAACCATCCCGTGCAAAAGTAG
- a CDS encoding UDP-glucose/GDP-mannose dehydrogenase family protein: MHICMIGTGYVGLVTGTCFAEFGNEVVCVDNDQAKIARLQAGEMPIYEPGLETLVAQNVRAGRLSFTTDLKRAVENALVIFIAVGTPAAEDGSADLRYVETVARDIARYMNGYKVIVNKSTVPVGAGKWIKKVIQEHQPAPIHFSVVSNPEFLREGSAIEDFMRPNRVVIGAEDSEAMAIMKDLYSPLYLIETPIVMTNLASAELTKYAANAFLATKVSFINEVATICERVGADVHDVAKGMGLDNRIGTKFLHAGPGYGGSCFPKDTRALLAIAQQHDYRFQIVEAAVRVNEQQRRFMVQKIKQATGGVKGKTIAVLGLSFKPNTDDMREAPAVDIIRALLAEGAVVRAYDPVAVPEARKLLPQVTYGRDAYEIMEGADALVFITEWNQFRSLDLNKVKTLLRTPLVIDLRNIYEPHKMADKGIKYFCVGR, encoded by the coding sequence ATGCACATCTGCATGATCGGCACGGGTTATGTCGGTCTGGTGACCGGCACCTGCTTTGCCGAATTTGGCAATGAAGTGGTCTGCGTCGACAATGATCAGGCGAAAATCGCCCGGCTGCAAGCCGGCGAAATGCCGATCTATGAACCCGGTCTGGAGACGCTGGTGGCACAAAATGTCAGGGCCGGCCGGCTGTCCTTCACCACCGATTTGAAACGCGCGGTGGAAAACGCGCTGGTCATTTTCATTGCAGTGGGGACGCCCGCCGCGGAGGACGGCTCCGCCGATTTGCGTTACGTCGAGACGGTGGCCAGGGATATTGCCCGCTACATGAACGGGTACAAAGTCATTGTCAACAAAAGCACCGTGCCGGTGGGCGCCGGCAAGTGGATCAAGAAAGTGATTCAGGAGCATCAGCCCGCGCCCATTCATTTTTCGGTGGTCTCCAATCCCGAATTCCTGCGGGAGGGTTCGGCCATCGAGGACTTCATGCGTCCCAATCGCGTGGTTATTGGTGCGGAAGACAGCGAAGCAATGGCAATCATGAAAGATTTGTATTCGCCGCTTTACCTGATCGAAACCCCGATCGTGATGACCAATCTCGCCAGCGCCGAGCTGACCAAGTATGCCGCCAACGCTTTCCTGGCCACCAAGGTGAGCTTCATCAACGAAGTCGCCACCATCTGCGAGCGGGTGGGGGCGGACGTCCATGACGTGGCCAAAGGGATGGGCCTGGACAACCGCATCGGGACGAAATTTCTGCACGCCGGCCCCGGCTATGGCGGTTCCTGCTTCCCCAAAGACACCCGCGCCCTGCTCGCCATCGCGCAGCAACATGATTACCGTTTTCAAATCGTCGAAGCGGCGGTGCGGGTGAATGAGCAGCAGCGCCGCTTCATGGTGCAGAAGATCAAACAGGCAACCGGCGGAGTGAAGGGCAAGACCATCGCCGTCCTGGGGCTGTCCTTCAAACCCAACACCGATGACATGCGTGAGGCCCCGGCAGTGGACATTATTCGCGCCCTGCTCGCCGAGGGCGCCGTGGTACGTGCTTATGATCCTGTGGCGGTCCCCGAAGCCCGCAAACTTCTGCCCCAGGTGACCTACGGCCGGGATGCTTACGAAATCATGGAGGGCGCGGACGCCCTGGTTTTCATCACCGAATGGAATCAATTCCGCAGCCTGGACCTGAACAAGGTCAAGACTCTGTTGCGCACGCCGCTGGTCATCGACCTGCGCAACATTTATGAGCCGCACAAAATGGCCGACAAGGGCATCAAGTATTTCTGCGTCGGCCGCTGA